One genomic region from Xyrauchen texanus isolate HMW12.3.18 chromosome 16, RBS_HiC_50CHRs, whole genome shotgun sequence encodes:
- the arhgef33 gene encoding rho guanine nucleotide exchange factor 33, giving the protein MENGKIGGTGDDIDAVEILQFQTMWVEINSRVEHVAEDVAALRQSYSRLEEKFSTYQQETSNKILSLRNTLNTYQEEISSALEQLSEVRSNQKDLQIDLDLLQSIQHRNGSKGEGTVDGHTYLSSQTELSLIQHYISSLLVNPNSPPEHDSGCQKKSPLWREKKNSQDLKQLNNSTQRQTAAQELLESESVYVSCMSLLLKANITFNGSENAIFQDKRPFPPSLRFLIQQHLELLHLLQERVLKSQWQGIMGDVFLRLTTKESDFLEHYVSYLRELPECLSVVSLFSSTKSGSLLESDITGDETRLSLHSLLLQPVRRIPEYHTLLQNLLHQTESDHPDYFLLLVCVQQLRSFMTQYSHLLQHNQELLTHTHALREHTHNLCTHQERPSHTRKEMSRSTVRQLYKVDNEKNYSITNAQNDPQGLHRSKCYPDYEAVPYHYDSEIASPDSFQSDSDSHHKALPIPLRSIPETEGAGSTLVDALGLLFPFGGGDSRCSSPSHSSDSSIDIAFVRCSPSQTPLHQSHNRGRSSGGVVYRSNRGCVSPDSVDIVGPRSLQAVQRKSKSLNGLQMDSTDSHAHQTKIPGHPRLERQSSAKSRLRSSSPKHRYETHTDTEEQPRPIHHKDPRSLVWEELKLKGVSDDYDDHTPLSERGRKEGKGFRSSFKKLFKKKSDGGGKEKTTLKAESQSSGDLESNRATHAGDIDKGTAV; this is encoded by the exons ATGGAGAATGGCAAAATAGGAG GTACAGGTGATGACATAGATGCTGTAGAAATTCTTCAG TTTCAGACAATGTGGGTGGAGATAAACTCAAGAGTTGAACATGTGGCTGAAGATGTTGCCGCCCTACGACAAAGCTACAGCCGACTGGAGGAGAAATTCTCCACCTATCAGCAAGAAACAAGCAACAAGATCCTGTCTCTCAGAAACACACTTAACACCTATcag GAAGAAATAAGTAGTGCTCTTGAGCAGCTCTCTGAAGTTAGGAGCAACCAAAAAGATTTACAAATAGACCTGGACCTCTTGCAGAGCATACAACACAG GAATGGGTCGAAGGGGGAGGGCACAGTGGATGGCCACACCTATCTGTCAAGCCAAACAGAACTCAGTCTCATTCAACATTACATAAGCAGCCTGTTGGTGAATCCGA ATTCTCCTCCTGAGCATGATAGTGGTTGTCAAAAAAAGTCTCCActgtggagagagaaaaaaaacagccaAGATCTGAAACAGCTGAACAACTCAA CTCAAAGGCAGACAGCCGcacaggagctgttggaatcggaGAGCGTATATGTGTCTTGTATGTCACTCCTGTTAAAGGCCAACATCACTTTTAATGGATCAGAAAATGCAATCTTCCAGGACAAACG gccTTTCCCTCCCTCTCTACGTTTCTTGATTCAGCAGCACCTGGAGCTCCTGCACCTCCTCCAAGAGAGAGTTCTGAAGAGCCAATGGCAAGGCATAATGGGAGATGTGTTTCTAAGGCTCACCACCAAAGAA AGTGATTTTCTGGAACACTATGTATCATATTTAAGGGAGCTGCCAGAATGTTTGTCTGTTGTCAGTCTGTTTTCCTCTACAAAATCAGGCAGCTTACTGGag AGTGACATCACAGGAGATGAAACACGCCTGTCTTTACACTCTCTGCTTCTGCAGCCTGTCCGGCGTATCCCAGAATACCATACGCTCCTGCAG AATCTGTTGCATCAGACAGAATCAGACCATCCAGATTATTTCCTGTTACTGGTGTGTGTGCAACAACTTCGATCTTTCATGACCCAGTACAGCCATCTGCTACAGCACAACCAGGAACTCCTTACACACACTCATGCCCTgcgagaacacacacacaacctgtGCACACACCAAGAGCGGCCCTCGCACACCCGAAAAGAGATGAGCAG GTCTACAGTGAGGCAGCTGTATAAAGTGGACAATGAGAAAAATTATAGTATCACTAATGCACAAAA TGATCCGCAAGGTTTGCATCGTAGCAAATGCTACCCTGACTATGAGGCAGTGCCCTATCACTATGATTCAGAAATTGCATCCCCTGACTCCTTTCAATCTGACTCTGATTCTCACCACAAAGCACTACCCATTCCTCTACGCAGCATTCCAGAGACAGAAGGAGCTGGATCAACCCTTGTGGATGCTCTTGGTTTGCTCTTTCCATTTGGAGGCGGGGACTCACGCTGCTCAAGTCCGTCCCATTCCTCTGACTCCAGCATTGATATCGCCTTTGTGCGCTGTAGTCCTTCCCAAACTCCACTTCACCAATCCCACAATAGGGGGCGGAGTAGTGGAGGTGTGGTTTATAGGTCCAACCGAGGTTGTGTCTCACCGGATTCAGTAGACATTGTGGGGCCACGCTCTCTGCAGGCGGTGCAGAGAAAGAGCAAATCACTGAATGGCCTGCAGATGGACAGTACTGATAGCCATGCCCACCAGACGAAAATCCCTGGCCACCCAAGGCTGGAGCGGCAGTCGAGTGCCAAATCAAGACTACGGTCCAGCAGTCCAAAACATAGATATgagacacacactgacacagagGAGCAGCCACGACCAATACATCACAAG GATCCCAGAAGCCTAGTGTGGGAGGAGCTAAAACTCAAGGGTGTGTCTGATGACTATGATGACCACACACCCCTGAGTGAACGTGGTAGGAAAGAGGGAAAAGGATTTAGGAGCTCCTTCAAAAAGCTTTTTAAGAAGAA